In Bubalus bubalis isolate 160015118507 breed Murrah chromosome 3, NDDB_SH_1, whole genome shotgun sequence, a genomic segment contains:
- the LOC112583766 gene encoding uncharacterized protein LOC112583766 isoform X3, with translation MGAVRRPWPPPRPLLGPRPRNRVDSQHDVKCSWSCHDGLNGSKRCLSPLPPETPVQWFADHSPLPGAHRSCLSVNMTSGDLGLSHHVAQLGTPPSLAGGVPPNPCHALPTGCVPALTNTPTIRSVSFSWFLMPLPTNTTALAHTPSQQPPSQRLHVSHHCPRPHSGPHCALWPCYIRDHTAAQAGWGDQTPEKEDFRQHPSGSPTADTLIC, from the exons ATGGGAGCTGTCCGCCGTCCCTGGCCTCCTCCTCGGCCCCTGCTGGGGCCTCGGCCCAGGAATCGTGTGGACAGCCAGCACG ATGTCAAATGCTCTTGGAGCTGTCACGATGGGCTAAATGGCTCAAAGAGATGCttgtctcctctccctcctgagaCACCTGTTCAGTGGTTTGCAGACCACAG CCCTCTCCCTGGGGCTCACAGATCCTGCCTGTCTGTGAACATGACCTCTGGTGACCTGGGACTCTCGCACCATGTTGCCCAGCTTGGTACTCCTCCATCCCTTGCCGGTGGAGTCCCCCCAAATCCCTGTCATGCTCTACCAACAGGCTGTGTTCCAGCCCTCACCAACACACCCACCATCCGCTCTGTGTCATTCTCATGGTTTCTGATGCCTTTGCCCACCAACACGACAGCCCTGGCCCATACCCCTTCCCAGCAACCACCTTCCCAAAGGCTTCACGTCAGCCACCACTGCCCAAGGCCACACTCTGGGCCCCACTGTGCCCTGTGGCCATGCTACATCCGAGATCACACTGCAGCCCAGGCTGGGTGGGGGGATCAGACACCAGAGAAGGAAGATTTCCGGCAGCACCCTTCAGGCTCCCCTACTGCTGACACTCTCATCTGCTAG